One stretch of Clavelina lepadiformis chromosome 6, kaClaLepa1.1, whole genome shotgun sequence DNA includes these proteins:
- the LOC143461976 gene encoding IgGFc-binding protein-like has translation MGSCVYNFATTNSLEPTDERYFSIETANEHRRGHTRVSYLSNVTITLGSGDVIFIGKGGYATLNENEVQGYESDNFNLSPSGNGMVLTTKFGLTVEFNGNRIIVRLPSTYKEMINGLCGNYNDDESDDLEKSDGTKTDDVNEFGDSHQVGDCGDETPDPITCSPEDRVKWNRPEFCGSMERLDGSCKDVVDFDLYKESCLFDACATDGNEEVITQAIESLVKDCQEKGANTCNWRQDLGKPILKCPANSHYQGCASPCPDSCANPSASVNCPIPGTVEDCVCNEGFIKDCNRCIPASECGSVVDGAYVSNDCTFGDATFMPPTEPPTVPPTDPPTDPPTDPPTDPPTDPPTDPPTDPQTDPPTDPPTDPPTDPPTDSPTDPPTDPPTDPPTDPPTDPQTDPPTDPPTDPPTDPPTDSPTDPPTEPPTDPPTDPPTDPPTDPPTDPHPQPPSVGVCRAYGDPHYITPDGRKYDFMGSCVYNFATTNSLEPTDERYFSIETANEHRRGHTRVSYLSNVTITLGSGEVIFIGKDGYATLNGKYLQGYESDNFNLAPSGNGMVFSTKFGLTVDSNGNRIIVRLPSTYKEMINGLCGNYNDDESDDLEKSDATTTDDVNEFGDSHQVGDCGDETPDPIVCSPEDKEKWNRLNFCGAMDLLDDSCKNSVDFDTYKESCLFDACATDGNEEVITQIIESLIKECQEHDVKVCNWRQILNRPGMECLSNSHYEGCASPCTDTCANPTASSDCSIPGTVEDCVCNEGFIKDCNRCIPTSECGSVVDGTYVSNVCPTGVPNPVIPTEPPIMGCLKPYLPRRTFDPDKPVYDEGDTICVRCEIGTRIARVASTTAMCRADGNLKARKKLSSGQCEELPCLFEMKSRIAFYRTNRPRTLYSRCQSSCRTFTAHVAKFIKLQFIFFELEGSTGSPILQPGDKCEHDWMQIKDGDKLSERFCGSDVPSDYISTNNSVTIFFTSDNEHEFKGFLVRSRHLDWFDYVAE, from the exons ATGGGAAGTTGTGTCTATAACTTTGCGACAACAAATTCCCTTGAACCGACTGATGAGAGATACTTTTCGATTGAAACTGCAAACGAACACAGACGAGGACACACCAGGGTGTCCTATTTGAGCAACGTCACAATCACGCTTGGAAGTGGTGACGTAATATTCATTGGAAAGGGCGGTTACGCAACG tTAAATGAAAACGAAGTTCAAGGTTATGAATCAGACAACTTCAATCTTTCTCCATCCGGGAATGGGATGGTCCTCACAACAAAATTTGGTCTCACAGTTGAGTTCAACGGAAACCGAATAATTGTGAGATTGCCAAGCACCTACAAAGAAATG ATCAACGGGTTATGCGGCAATTACAACGATGACGAAAGTGATGATCTTGAGAAATCTGATGGAACCAAAACAGATGATGTGAATGAGTTTGGTGATAGTCACCAGGTTGGAGATTGCGGAGATGAAACTCCAGATCCGATTACTTGCTCTCCTGAGGATAGAGTGAAGTG GAATCGACCAGAATTCTGCGGGTCCATGGAGCGATTGGACGGTTCATGTAAAGATGTGGTTGATTTTGATCTTTACAAAGAATCTTGTTTGTTCGATGCTTGTGCTACTGATGGAAACGAGGAAGTTATTACACAG GCGATCGAAAGTTTGGTGAAAGATTGTCAAGAAAAAGGCGCCAACACCTGCAACTGGAGACAAGACCTTGGCAAGCCGATCTTAAAATGTCCAGCTAACAGCCATTACCAAGGATGTGCCTCCCCCTGTCCTGACAGTTGCGCCAATCCTTCAGCTTCAGTAAA TTGCCCAATCCCTGGAACAGTAGAAGATTGTGTTTGCAACGAAGGTTTCATCAAAGATTGCAACCGCTGCATCCCAGCCAGTGAATGTGGAAGTGTTGTTGATGGAGCCTACGTCAGCAACG ATTGCACATTTGGCGATGCTACATTTATGCCACCCACAGAACCACCAACTGTCCCACCAACTGACCCACCAACAGACCCGCCAACTGACCCACCAACTGATCCACCAACTGACCCTCCAACTGACCCACCAACAGACCCACAAACAGACCCACCAACAGACCCACCAACTGACCCACCAACTGACCCACCAACTGATTCACCAACTGACCCACCAACAGACCCACCAACTGACCCACCAACTGACCCACCAACTGACCCACAAACAGACCCACCAACTGACCCACCAACTGACCCACCAACTGACCCACCAACTGATTCACCAACTGACCCACCAACTGAACCACCAACTGATCCACCAACTGACCCACCAACTGATCCACCTACTGATCCACCAACTGACCCACACCCTCAACCTCCAA GTGTCGGTGTTTGCCGCGCCTATGGCGATCCCCACTACATCACACCCGATGGCAGAAAGTACGACTTCATGGGAAGTTGTGTCTATAACTTTGCGACAACAAATTCCCTTGAACCGACTGATGAGAGATACTTTTCCATTGAAACTGCAAACGAACACAGACGAGGACACACCAGGGTGTCCTATTTGAGCAATGTCACAATCACGCTTGGAAGTGGTGAAGTAATATTTATAGGAAAGGACGGTTACGCAACA tTAAATGGGAAATACCTCCAAGGTTATGAATCAGACAACTTCAATCTTGCTCCATCTGGGAATGGAATGGTCTTCTCGACAAAATTTGGTCTCACAGTTGATTCAAACGGAAACCGAATAATTGTGAGATTACCAAGCACCTACAAAGAAATG ATCAACGGATTATGCGGCAATTACAACGATGACGAAAGTGATGATCTTGAGAAATCTGATGCAACCACAACAGATGATGTGAATGAGTTTGGTGATAGTCACCAGGTTGGAGATTGCGGAGATGAAACTCCAGATCCGATTGTTTGCTCTCCTGAGGATAAGGAGAAATG GAATCGATTGAATTTTTGTGGAGCCATGGATTTACTGGATGATTCTTGCAAAAATTCCGTTGATTTTGACACTTACAAAGAATCTTGTTTGTTCGACGCTTGTGCTACTGATGGAAACGAGGAAGTTATTACACAG ATAATTGAAAGTTTAATCAAAGAATGCCAGGAACACGACGTTAAAGTCTGCAATTGGCGTCAAATTCTGAACAGACCGGGCATGGAATGTCTGTCCAACAGTCATTATGAAGGCTGCGCCTCTCCCTGTACTGATACCTGCGCCAATCCTACAGCTTCGTCAGA TTGCTCAATCCCTGGAACAGTAGAAGATTGTGTTTGCAACGAAGGTTTCATCAAAGATTGCAACCGCTGCATCCCAACCAGTGAATGTGGAAGTGTTGTTGATGGAACCTACGTCAGCAATg TTTGTCCTACTGGTGTGCCCAATCCAGTGATTCCGACAGAACCTCCAATCATGGGTTGCCTGAAACCTTATTTGCCAAGGAGAACTTTCGACCCAGACAAACCAGTATACGACGAAGGCGATACCATTTGCGTTCGATGCGAGATTGGAACCAGGATAGCAAGAGTTGCCTCGACAACAGCGATGTGCAGAGCGGACGGGAATCTCAAGGCTCGAAAGAAGCTTAGTAGCGGCCAATGCGAAG AACTTCCATGTCTTTTTGAGATGAAGTCTCGAATCGCATTTTACCGAACGAACAGACCAAGAACTCTGTACAGCAGATGCCAATCATCTTGCCGGACATTCACCGCCCACGTTGCAAAG TTCATCAAACTCCAATTCATCTTTTTTGAGCTTGAAGGATCCACAGGAAGTCCGATTCTCCAGCCAGGAGACAAATGCGAGCACGACTGGATGCAGATCAAAGATGGCGACAAGCTG AGCGAGAGATTTTGCGGAAGTGACGTGCCAAGTGACTACATATCGACAAACAATTCGGTAACAATCTTTTTCACCTCTGACAACGAACACGAATTCAAAGGTTTTCTTGTCCGGTCTCGCCATTTGGACTGGTTTGACTATGTGGCTGAGTGA
- the LOC143461977 gene encoding L-rhamnose-binding lectin CSL3-like translates to MNQLTVVVLILVMCSCTLGAYQENTKYACEHQDPVEISCPANEVILVTGGYYGRKETSRCGTNSNDQCRAEGSLSTLVKNCQNKNSCVLRAENGVFGDPCKGVVKFIKITYHCVQVASYKLRKTIACEHEDPVLAGCNDGEVMMVGYGSYGRSDENLCGGNKNTKCEAPQSTGMLEEQCHNKFSCLLNPSNSVYGDPCKGVRKYIELEYVCVPQIMYQIKTAIACENKNLKVSCPSGQVILVRGAFYGRDDSSTCPHSSIKTTDCKATKSYGLVKSTCDNKNNCVLKPSNSVFGDPCRGTYKYIKMTYFCA, encoded by the exons ATGAATCAACTGACAGTCGTCGTTCTTATTCTGGTTATGTGTAGCTGCACATTAG GTGCGTACCAGGAGAATACAAAGTACGCCTGTGAACACCAGGATCCTGTTGAAATTTCCTGTCCTGCCAACGAAGTAATTTTGGTGACCGGGGGTTATTACGGAAGAAAAGAAACAAGCAG GTGCGGAACAAACTCAAACGACCAATGCAGAGCCGAAGGATCACTCAGTACTCTGGTGAAAAATTGCCAGAATAAGAATTCCTGCGTCTTGCGCGCGGAAAACGGCGTGTTCGGCGATCCTTGCAAAGGAGTGGTCAAGTTCATCAAGATCACTTATCACTGCGTTCAAGTTG CTTCTTATAAATTGAGAAAAACCATTGCATGTGAGCATGAGGACCCGGTCTTGGCTGGATGCAACGACGGAGAAGTGATGATGGTAGGCTATGGCTCATACGGAAGATCGGATGAAAATCT GTGTGGAGGCAATAAGAACACGAAATGTGAGGCGCCACAGTCCACCGGCATGCTGGAGGAGCAATGTCACAACAAGTTCTCCTGCCTCTTGAACCCTTCAAACTCGGTGTATGGTGATCCCTGCAAGGGAGTGAGGAAATATATTGAGCTCGAATACGTCTGCGTTCCACAAA TTATGTACCAGATAAAGACTGCCATCGCATGTGAGAACAAAAACCTCAAAGTTTCTTGTCCTTCCGGTCAGGTGATCTTGGTTCGGGGCGCTTTTTACGGGAGAGACGACTCCAGCAC CTGCCCGCATTCTTCAATCAAAACTACAGACTGCAAGGCAACAAAATCTTACGGTTTGGTGAAGTCGACTTGTGACAACAAGAACAATTGCGTCCTGAAACCGAGCAATTCTGTGTTCGGGGATCCCTGTCGTGGCACTTACAAATACATCAAGATGACATATTTCTGTGCTTAA
- the LOC143461979 gene encoding calmodulin: MYLFSYETDVKITASSFLILVVTERCFFLICSFYLLAKVTSGQRKVLRGIMSDQLSEEQIAEFKEAFSLFDRDGDGTITTKELGTVMRSLGQNPTEAELHDMINEVDADGDGTIDFPEFLTMMARKMKDTDSEEEIKEAFRVFDKDGNGFISAAELRHVMTNLGEKLTDEEVDEMIREADVDGDGQVNYEEFVRMMMTKS, translated from the exons ATGTACCTATTTTCCTATGAGACAGATGTAAAAATAACAGCTAGCTCGTTCTTAATCCTTGTTGTGACTGAGCgttgtttctttttaatttgcagtttttatcttttagcTAAGGTTACTTCTGGTCAACGAAAAGTGTTAAGAGGCATAATG TCGGACCAACTCTCAGAAGAGCAAATTGCTG AATTCAAAGAAGCATTTTCCCTGTTCGATAGGGACGGCGACGGCACAATCACAACTAAAGAACTTGGAACAGTTATGAGGTCACTCGGACAAAACCCCACCGAGGCTGAGCTTCAC GACATGATTAATGAAGTAGATGCTGATGGTGATGGAACAATTGACTTTCCAGAATTCCTCACCATGATGGCGCGAAAAATGAAGGACACAGATTCTGAAGAAGAAATCAAAGAGGCTTTTCGAGTCTTTGACAAA GACGGCAACGGCTTCATTTCTGCCGCCGAATTGCGTCATGTGATGACGAACCTGGGGGAGAAGTTAACAGATGAAGAAGTTGATGAAATGATTCGAGAGGCGGATGTTGACGGAGACGGTCAAGTTAACTATGAAG AGTTTGTGCGGATGATGATGACCAAGTCATAG
- the LOC143462639 gene encoding protein disulfide-isomerase A3-like has translation MKHFLVVLFAVFASTSKASDVLEFDDSNFGTEITKYDLILVEFFAPWCGHCKKLAPEYEIAATALKREDPPISLAKVDCTANSDTCSKFGVSGYPTLKIFRGGEFNQDYNGGRSADGIISTLKKMNGPASRVLDDAEKLKKFLENADPVIIGYFEEGNDGIKEFENIASALREDYKFGHTSLADALTEAGTNVVKLHRPKRLKSIFEDQVLTFEGKLNLNNLRNFLKDNIFGLCGHAVSTNFEKFKRPLAVALDANVDYVKNPKGSNYWRNRVMKVGKDFADQMNFAIANPADLGQFLPDSGLPENDKSAKPQKPAVVIYGSDDRKYIMPDLFSLDGFKEFLEKFLNGEISAHIKSAPIPEANDDPVTVVVGKTFDEIVMDESKDVLIEFYAPWCGHCKSLEPKWNELGEKMKDNEDVVIAKMDATANETPKEYAVSGYPTIYWAPKDSKKNPRKYQGGREVADLVKFLKDNASSKIKTEL, from the exons ATGAAGCATTTTCTTGTCGTGTTGTTTGCCGTATTCGCGTCGACCTCGAAAGCGAGTGACGTTTTGGAATTTGATGATTCGAATTTTGGAACAGAAATCACTAAATATGACCTAATTTTGGTTGAATTCTTTGCACCTTG GTGTGGACATTGCAAGAAACTTGCCCCTGAATATGAAATCGCAGCCACGGCATTGAAAAGGGAAGACCCTCCAATTTCTCTGGCAAAG GTTGACTGCACTGCTAATAGCGATACTTGCTCAAAATTTGGTGTTAGTGGTTATCCCACTTTGAAAATCTTTCGTGGTGGAGAATTTAACCAAGATTACAATGGCGGTCGGTCAGCAG ATGGAATTATAAGCacgttaaaaaaaatgaatggACCTGCCTCCAGAGTATTAGATGATGCCGAAAAACTGAAGAAGTTCCTAGAAAATGCTGACCCAGTCATTATTG GTTACTTTGAAGAGGGAAATGACGGTATAaaagaatttgaaaacatCGCAAGCGCTCTGCGTGAAGATTATAAATTCGGTCACACCAGCTTAGCTGATGCCCTTACCGAAGCAGGAACTAA TGTTGTGAAGCTTCATCGACCGAAGCGTCTTAAGAGCATTTTTGAAGACCAAGTATTAACTTTTGAAGGGAAACTAAACTTGAACAATCTCCGCAATTTCTTGAAGGATAACAT CTTTGGTCTGTGCGGACACGCTGTATCTACTAACTTTGAAAAATTCAAACGTCCATTGGCAGTGGCCTTGGATGCAAATGTGGATTACGTCAAAAATCCAAAAGGTTCAAACTATTGGAGGAACAG AGTCATGAAAGTCGGCAAAGACTTCGCAGACCAGATGAACTTTGCAATTGCAAATCCAGCAGACTTAGGTCAATTTCTCCCTGATTCTGGTCTCCCTGAGAATGATAAGAGCGCCAAGCCACAGAAGCCAGCAGTCGTAATCTACGGTTCAGACGACAGGAAATACATCATGCCTGATCTGTTCAG CCTCGATGGATTTAAGGAGTTTCTTGAGAAGTTTTTGAACGGAGAAATATCAGCGCACATTAAATCAGCGCCCATTCCCGAAGCCAACGATGATCCGGTCACCGTCGTTGTCGGAAAGACGTTCGATGAAATTGTAATGGATGAGAGCAAGGACGTGCTCATTGAATTCTATGCCCCCTGGTGCGGTCATTGCAAATCTCTGGAGCCGAAATGGAACGAATTGGGAGAGAAG ATGAAAGACAATGAAGATGTTGTGATCGCCAAAATGGACGCGACCGCCAACGAGACACCTAAGGAATATGCTGTGTCAGGTTACCCCACCATTTACTGGGCGCCGAAAGACAGCAAAAAGAATCCAAGGAAATACCAG GGTGGACGCGAAGTTGCCGATCTGGTCAAGTTTCTGAAGGACAACGCCTCGTCCAAAATCAAGACCGAGCTCTAG
- the LOC143463093 gene encoding large ribosomal subunit protein P2-like has product MRYVAAYVLATLGGNSDPSEADIKAILGSVGIDCDDEKLDKVMSELKGKDINEVIAAGSEKLASVPSGGAVAATSGGGGDAAPAAEEKKEEKKEESEDESDDDMGFGLFD; this is encoded by the exons ATGCGTTACGTAGCTGCGTATGTGCTCGCCACTCTCGGTGGAAACTCCGATCCTTCTGAGGCTGACATCAAAGCTATCCTTGGCAGTGTCGGCATTGACTGCGACGATGAAAAGCTCGACAAAGTCATGTCGGAGTTGAAAGGGAAAGACATCAATGAAGTCATTGCTGCAG GTTCAGAAAAACTTGCCAGTGTGCCATCTGGGGGTGCTGTTGCAGCGACATCTGGTGGTGGCGGAGATGCTGCACCGGCTGCCGAAG AAAAGAAAGAAGAGAAGAAGGAGGAATCAGAAGATGAGTCGGATGACGACATGGGCTTCGGACTCTTTGATTAG